Proteins encoded in a region of the Bombyx mori chromosome 23, ASM3026992v2 genome:
- the LOC101738318 gene encoding uncharacterized protein LOC101738318, which yields MQCSVTLDSDHNRGIFKMKNFNDYKNPYRKEHNLGNIVDQLCTSLQDIKDHEDSVIGMPTCSIEQAEAVRQYYAAFPALKKGQESPLQYYLPPPAWCRKTVTEVTAKMQCELSPSKDWSLRNKKFVGKERRNSYHGQRRNRKRSNGHNRSFESKDSLPEWVTYEGVWDMETQDPVKEFIRAIALDEGYGTCENTITDDIRNNKPLDNAVPDWDDGLDLDTDWVLADDLEPRTLSPADEELYAKFEAKFDRSIEALWDQNTPDDEYQDLPIDFHDLLSSPSDLPPPEKKSLPKSFENLTFGSGSLTLPVEAVTERLRPLHIADPAPAELDSFALYEGEDIYEALAAVADTMRSFTAINHSRDTSGFVEVPPRRGRAVPPPAPLPPAGPVRASESAAREDLLTSARTHFRPIRRESDAEAPRYVDGDTFDIRGDLDPVEERRSPRGGVYVAAERYLEYRGACTIRYGRLNLTAAQRCPDLEEVGLRLRFPLRQRNAAVQTERLLDSAWECEECGAAAKKMRGGDERVWGEARACTACSARAAPSAPPPPPLHADLSREWEELLSDISAAHARYAAGEPEPDEPEESPRDRKRRHSAALRCAPACTHPHARFLACCALALDRPLTR from the exons ATGCAGTGCTCAGTAACACTGGATAGTGACCATAACAGGGGGATTTTTAAAATGAAGAACTTTAACGATTATAAGAATCCTTACAGAAAG gAACACAATTTAGGAAACATTGTTGATCAGCTGTGTACTAGTCTCCAGGACATAAAAGATCACGAAGATTCTGTCATAGGTATGCCAACGTGTTCTATAGAACAAGCAGAGGCTGTACGTCAATATTACGCTGCATTTCCAGCTCTGAAGAAAGGGCAAGAGTCACCTTTGCAGTATTATCTGCCTCCACCTGCTTGGTGTCGTAAGACTGTCACTGAAGTCACAGCCAAAATGCAATGCGAATTGTCTCCGTCCAAGGATTGGAGCTTGAGGAATAAGAAGTTTGTGGGAAAAGAACGACGCAACTCTTACCACGGacaaagaagaaacagaaagaGGAGCAACGGTCACAATCGCTCTTTTGAAAGTAAGGACAGCTTGCCTGAGTGGGTTACATATGAGGGTGTTTGGGATATGGAGACCCAAGATCCAGTCAAAGAGTTTATTCGTGCCATAGCTCTTGATGAGGGATATGGCACTTGTGAAAACACCATCACTGATGACATCCGCAACAACAAACCACTTGATAATGCTGTACCTGATTGGGATGATGGACTTGACCTCGATACTGATTGGGTACTTGCTGATGATCTGGAGCCACGCACACTCTCGCCTGCCGATGAGGAGCTTTACGCCAAGTTCGAAGCGAAGTTTGATCGCAGCATTGAGGCTCTCTGGGATCAAAACACTCCAGATGATGAATACCAGGACCTACCGATCGACTTTCACGACCTCCTTTCTTCCCCATCCGACTTACCGCCACCCGAGAAGAAAAGTTTGCCAAAATCGTTCGAAAATTTAACGTTCGGTAGTGGGTCTTTGACTCTGCCCGTGGAAGCGGTAACTGAGCGTCTGCGACCCTTGCACATTGCCGACCCCGCACCCGCCGAGCTTGACTCCTTCGCACTCTACGAAGGTGAAGACATCTACGAGGCACTCGCCGCCGTCGCCGACACCATGCGCTCTTTCACCGCTATCAACCACAGCCGCGACACCAGCGGGTTCGTTGAAGTTCCGCCGAGGCGGGGCCGCGCCGTGCCGCCCCCCGCACCGTTGCCGCCCGCAGGCCCAGTGCGCGCGTCCGAGTCCGCCGCCCGGGAGGACCTGTTGACGTCGGCGCGTACGCACTTCCGCCCCATTCGGCGCGAGTCTGACGCGGAAGCACCACGCTATGTGGACGGCGATACGTTCGACATCCGCGGCGACCTCGACCCAGTGGAGGAGCGACGCAGTCCTCGCGGTGGCGTGTACGTGGCGGCCGAGCGGTACCTCGAGTACCGTGGCGCGTGCACCATCCGCTACGGTCGACTCAACCTGACAGCGGCGCAACGATGTCCCGACCTCGAGGAAGTCGGTCTCCGCTTGCGATTCCCTCTGCGGCAGCGTAACGCGGCTGTGCAGACGGAGCGCCTACTCGATTCAGCGTGGGAGTGCGAGGAGTGCGGGGCCGCAGCCAAGAAGATGCGCGGCGGCGATGAGCGTGTGTGGGGCGAAGCGCGCGCCTGCACTGCGTGTAGCGCCCGGGCCGCGCCctccgcgccgccgccgcctcccCTGCACGCCGACCTGTCTCGTGAGTGGGAGGAGCTGCTGTCGGACATCAGCGCGGCGCACGCGCGCTACGCGGCCGGCGAGCCGGAGCCGGACGAGCCAGAAGAGAGCCCACGTGACCGTAAGCGTCGTCACAGTGCAGCGCTGCGGTGTGCGCCGGCGTGCACGCACCCGCACGCGCGCTTCCTGGCGTGCTGTGCGCTGGCGCTGGACCGGCCCCTCACGCGCTAG